GAGCTACGGCGGCCTGAGCGACGAGATGGTCGCGTCGGTCATCAGCACCGTTCGCGAAGGTGCCTCGCCGCTGGATGCAGACGTGGACGGCCTGCTCGCCGAACTGCCGGGCGATCGCTCGGCCGTGGCATTCATCCAAGTCGCCGAGATTGCCCGCACGGGCCTCGGCGCCGCCCAGATGTTCGGGATGGCCCCGCCGGTCCAGATTCCGCAGAACCTCCCGCCCATCGGCATCGCCGTCGGCCCGGACGACGAAAGCCTGCGAATCGGCGTCATCGTGCCCAAGGACCTCGTCAGCGCGATGATCGTGACCACACTCCAAGTCCAACAGGGCATGGGTGGCGGTCCGAACCAGGGTCTGTAAGTCACGGTTCGATCACGAGAAAGCACGCCCCCGTCACGAGGAGTGACGGGGGCGTCTCTTGCTGTCTCTTTCCGTCATCCTGAGCGAGCGAAGCGAGCCGAAGGACCTCGTCTGATCATCGTGATGAAACCGCTACGAGGTCCCTCGGCTGCACTCGGGATGACGGAGTGTGCCTACGCCAGCGCCTGGACAAGGTCGCGCAAATCCCCGTTCTGCGGATCGTCGGGCCGCGAATCGAGGTAGTGCGTGAGCCAGCCCTTGGCCGGGCGTCCCTGACCGATGCGAGCCAGGACGAGGCCGAGATCGCGAGCGAGGTGCGCCTCTTCGGGCCAGAGCAGCAGTTCGAGCTCCAGGATCGCCGCGACATCCGCGTGGCGGCCGTCGGCGTCGAGGACTTGCAGCAGGTTCTGCATCAGACGCGTCACCCAGTGGCGATGGCTGACGGGACGCAACAGGTCGTCGTTGAAGGGCACGTCAGGTCCAGCACAGGCGGCGACGCGCTCGCGGGCGTCGTCGCGGTCCAGAATCCGGCCGCCGTCGAAACAGTCGACCAGCATCGCACCGCCGGCCTCCACGCCCGCGACGAAGTGCCCGGGAAGCCCGACGCCCCAGGACCGCAGGCCCAGGCGTGAGGCGACGAGCTTGTAGACCATCGCCAGCGTGATCGGCAAACCGCGACGCGTCGACAACGCCGCCGGGAGCGACGAGTTGTCGATGCGGTAGTAGTCGATGTCGTTGCCAGCGAACCCGGCGACGTCGAACAGGCTCCGGTGCAGGTGCGCGACGACGGCCTGCGGATTAGCGGCAGCGCGGCGACGGGCAGCGTCGATTCCGCCCAGCGGAGCGGCCGCCTCTTTGGCCAGCTGTTCGAGGGCCTTGAGGCAGTCCTGCGGCTCGACGTTCGGATCGAGCTGCAGAGCGACAGCACACGCCGCGGCAACGAGGCCGTCGGACGTGGCCAGACGCGGTTCCTTGTTCGACCGCCCGGCCACTTGAGCGGCCATGAGGTCAAAGGCGTCGGGCGAGCAGCAGGTCGGCGCGAACGGATGACCGGTGCGGTCGGATCGGCCACGGGCACGTTTGCCTTTGGACGAG
Above is a window of Planctomycetota bacterium DNA encoding:
- a CDS encoding transglutaminase-like domain-containing protein — encoded protein: MPAKRTPTATSSKGKRARGRSDRTGHPFAPTCCSPDAFDLMAAQVAGRSNKEPRLATSDGLVAAACAVALQLDPNVEPQDCLKALEQLAKEAAAPLGGIDAARRRAAANPQAVVAHLHRSLFDVAGFAGNDIDYYRIDNSSLPAALSTRRGLPITLAMVYKLVASRLGLRSWGVGLPGHFVAGVEAGGAMLVDCFDGGRILDRDDARERVAACAGPDVPFNDDLLRPVSHRHWVTRLMQNLLQVLDADGRHADVAAILELELLLWPEEAHLARDLGLVLARIGQGRPAKGWLTHYLDSRPDDPQNGDLRDLVQALA